The stretch of DNA AACCTTCCCCGTCGATAGCGGATTGGTTAGCATCGCCATCCCCTCGAAGGATCATCCCCCATGACTATTCGACAGCGAAGCGCGTGTGACGACCCGGTGCTGGGTGCACTGTGGGAACGCTCGGTGCGCGCCACCCATGACTTTCTCAGCGAAGACGACATCCAGCGCCTGCTGCCCCTGGTACGCGACTGCTACCTGCCGATGCCCGCACTTGAAGTGTGGGTGTACGAAGATACCCAAGGCATTGGCGGCTTCGTCGGCACCGGCGGCAATAATGTCGAGATGCTGTTTATCGACCCGAACCGACGCGGCCAGGGCATCGGTCGCCAGTTGCTGGACTTCGTACGCGCCCGCCACGACACCCTGCGGGTCGACGTGAACGAGCAGAATCCACAGGCCGTGGGTTTCTACCTGCACTATGGTTTTATCCAGACCGGCCGCTCGCCCGTCGATGGCGAAGGCAAGCCCTTCCCCTTGTTGCACATGGCACTACCGAACGACTGACTCTCACCTGAAGGTATTGAACAATGTTGATCAAGAAGACCCTCACCACCGTCGCCCTGCTCGCTTCCCTGCTGGGCGCCTCGGCCGCGTTTGCCCACGCCCACCTGAAAAGCTCGGAGCCTGCCGCCGACAGCAGCGTCGCCGCGCCCAAGGACCTGCGCCTGACGTTCAGCGAAGGCGTTGAAGCGACCTTCACCAAGGTATCCCTGAGCAAGGACGGCACCGAAGTCGCGATCAAGGGCCTGGAAACCCCGGACGCCGACAAGAAAGTATTGGTGGTGACACCGGCCGCACCCTTGGCCGCCGGCACCTACAAAGTGGTGTGGAACGCGGTCTCGGTGGATACCCACAAGAGCAACGGTGAATACAGCTTCAAGGTCGGCCAATAATCCATGGCCACCCTGCTGGTGCTGTGCCGTTTCCTGCATTTCATCGTCGTGCTGTTGATGTTCGGGGCCTGTGTGTTCAGGCCCTGGCTGCTGGGCGCGGGACCGCAACCGGTGCTGGACCGCCAACTGTCGCGCATCACCCAAGGGTTGGCGTGGCTGGCATTGGTGTCGGGGGTGGCGTGGCTGCTGTTGATCAGCGCGAGCATGGCCGGTGTCGGGCTGGGCGCGCTGGAATGGTCGACCGTGCAGTTGGTGCTGGGCAAAACCTTCTTCGGCCAGATCTGGACCTGGCACTTGCTACTGAACGTGCTGCTGGTGCTGGGCCTGATGACGCCGTGGAAGGCGTTGCGCCTGCCGCTCTGTGCATTGCTGCTGGCGACACTTGCACCGGTGGGCCATGGCGCCATGCTCAATGGCATGGCCGGACAGTTGCTGATCCTCAATCAGGTGGTGCACCTGGTGTGTGTCGGTGCCTGGCTGGGCGGCCTGCTCCTGCTGGTGTTGATCCTCAGGCAATCGCCCCGCTATCCGTTGGAGCCGATCCTCAAGCGCTTCAGTGGCATCGGTTATGGCCTGGTGACAGGGCTGCTGGTGACCGGATTGATCAACGTGCGGGTGCTCACCGGGCAGTTCTGGCCGACGCCCTTGTTCACAGGGTTCGCCCTGATCCTGTTGATCAAGGTGCTGCTGGTGTTCGGCATGCTCGCCCTGGCGCTGCTGAACCGCCTGCGGATTCACAACTGTGAGCAGCGGCTGCCTGCCTTGAAGGCCAGCGTGATGATTGAATGGTTACTAGGTGTTTCAGCTGTAGCCGCCGTTTCGCTGCTTGGCACCTTGCCGCCCATGGTTGCAGCGGGATAACTCCTTCCCCACTGACTCCCTTCACGCAGGGAGTCATCGTATAACTTTCGATTGACAACCCCCTGAAACCTCGCAAATATCGTGCTCAATGTTGTACGACAACGTATAACAAAAAATAAAAACAACAAAAAGACAAGGGAGCGTCACTGTGAGCCAACACGTCCGCCATTTCTCCGGCACCACCCGTTTTGCCGCCATCGGTTTGAGCAGCCTGGCCTTTACCCTCCCCGCCACCGCCTCGGCAGAAGGCTTCATCGATGACGCCACCGCCACGCTCAACCTGCGCAACGCCTACTTCAACCGCAACTTCACCAACCCCGCCTACCCCCAGGGCAAGGCCGAGGAGTGGACGCAAAACTTCATTCTCGATGCCAGGTCCGGCTTCACCCAAGGCACCGTCGGTTTCGGCCTGGACGTGCTGGGCCTGTACTCGCAGAAACTCGACGGCGGCAAAGGTACCGCCGGCACCCAACTGCTGCCGACCCGCAGCGATGGCCGCCCTGCCGATAACTTCGGGCGCCTGGGCGTGGCGCTGAAAACCAAGCTGTCGAACACCGAATTGAAAGTCGGCGAATGGATGCCGGTACTGCCGATCCTGCGCTCGGATGACGGCCGCTCACTGCCGCAAACGTTCCGCGGCGGCCAGGTAACGTCCAGGGAAATCGCCGGCCTGACCTTGTATGGCGGCCAGTTTCGCGGCAACAGCCCGCGCAACGACGCGAGCATGGATGACATGTTCCTCAACGGCAAAGCCGCATTCACCTCGGACCGCTTCAACTTCGGCGGCGGCGAATACACCTTCAACGACAAGCGCACCCAGGTTGGCGTGTGGTACGCCGAACTCAGTGACATCTACCAGCAACAGTATTTCAACCTGACCCACAGCCAGCCCGTGGGCGACTGGACCCTGGGCGCCAACCTCGGGTTCTTCACCGGCAAGGAAGACGGCAAGGCCCTGGCCGGCGACCTCGACAACAAAACCGCGTTCGCCCTGCTCTCGGCCAAATACAAAGGCAACAGCTTCTATATCGGCCTGCAGAAACTCACCGGCGACAGCGCCTGGATGCGGGTCAACGGCACCAGCGGCGGCACCCTGGCCAACGACAGCTACAACGCCAGCTACGACAACGCCAAGGAAAAATCCTGGCAGGTGCGGCACGACTTCAACTTCGTGGTACTGGGCATTCCCGGGTTGACCATGATGAACCGCTACATCAGTGGCGATAACGTGCACACCGGGGCGATCACCAATGGCAAGGAGTGGGGCCGTGAGTCGGAACTGGCCTACACGGTACAAAGCGGTCCACTGCGGGACCTGAATGTGCGCTGGCGCAACGCAACGATGCGCCGGGATTTCAGTACCAACGAGTTTGATGAGAACCGGATATTCATCAGTTACCCGCTGTCGTTGTTATAGCGGTTTACAAACAACCGGAAAGGCTTTTGTGGCAAGGGAGATTGCTGTGGGGGGGAGCTTGCCGTGGGGAGGGAGCTTGCTGTGGCGAGGGAGCTTGCTCCCGCTGGAGTGCGAAGCGCTCCCAAGATTTTGGGGCCGCTGCGCAGCCCAGCGGGAGCAAGCTCCCTCGCCACAGCAAGCTCCCTCGCCACAGCAAGCCCTCTTGCCACAGCAAGCCCCCTCGCCACAGGACAGCGATGAGCCTCTATCAACTTCGACCAATAGTGCGTTGACAAGTGTAGGAAACCCTAAGGATACTTCGGATCAGTCATACGACAACCTACAACAATAACGGGATCACCATGACCACCACAACCGCCCCTACCCCGTTCAACCGCTTGCTGCTCACCGGTGCCGCCGGTGGCCTGGGCAAAGTCTTGCGCGAACGCCTGCGTCCTTACGCCAAGGTACTGCGCCTGTCGGATATCGCCGACATGGCCCCGGCCGCTGACGACAGCGAAGAAGTATTGCCTTGCGATCTTTCCGACAAACAAGCCGTGCACCAACTGGTGGAAGGCGTCGATGCGATCCTGCATTTCGGCGGCGTATCGGTGGAACGCTCGTTCGAGGAAGTGCTGGGCGCGAACATCTGCGGGATCTTCCACATCTATGAAGCGGCGCGCCGCCATGGGGTCAAGCGCGTCATCTTCGCCAGCTCCAACCACGTGATCGGCTTCTACAAGCAGGACGAAGCCCTCGACGCCCACTCCCCGCGCCGCCCCGACAGTTACTACGGGCTGTCCAAATCCTACGGCGAGGACATGGCCAGTTTCTACTTCGATCGCTATGGCATCGAGACCGTCAGCATCCGCATCGGCTCCTCGTTCCCGGAACCCCAGAACCGCCGGATGATGCACACCTGGCTGAGCTTCGACGACCTCACCCAACTGCTCGAACGCTCGCTGTACACACCGAATGTCGGGCATACCGTGGTCTACGGCATGTCGGATAACCTCGATGTGTGGTGGGACAACCGCTTCGCCGCGCACCTGGGCTTCACCCCGCGGGACTCTTCCGAAGTATTCCGCAAACAGGTGGAAGCCCAGCCGATGCCCGCTGCCGACGACCCGGCGCGGGTGTACCAGGGGGGCGCGTTTTGCGCCGCCGGCCCGTTCGGTGACTGACCACAGACCAACCCAAGGGAATGAGTGGCCATGCAAGCAGAACTGATTGTCGACGCCCGCAACGCCGTGGGTGAATGCCCGGTGTGGGTACCCGGGGAAAACGCCCTGTACTGGGTGGATATTCCCACAGGCGAACTGCAACGCTGGAACGCCACCAGCGGCCAGGCGCAGGCCTGGAAAGCTCCGCAGATGCTTGCCTGCATCGCCCGCACCTCAGCGGGCGATTGGGTCGCGGGCATGCAAACCGGGTTTTTCCGGCTGACGCCCCACAACGATGGCAGGCTCGACACTGCGCCCCTGGCCAGCGTCGAGCACGCCCGCCCGGACATGCGCCTGAACGATGGCCGCTGTGATCGCCAGGGCCGGTTCTGGGCCGGCAGCATGGTGCTGAACATGGCCGAGAATGCGGCCGACGGTGCACTGTACCGCTACGAAACAGGCCGGGCGGTTCACACCGCACTCAACGGTTTCATCACCCCCAACGGCCTGGCCTTCAGCCCGGACGGGCGCACGATGTACCTCTCGGATTCGCACCCGTTGGTCCAGCAGGTCTGGGCCTTCGACTACGACATCGACAGCGGCACGCCGTCCAATCGGCGGCTGTTTGTGGATATGCACCAGTTCCTCGGCCGCCCCGACGGAGCCGCCGTGGATGCCGAAGGTTGCTACTGGATCTGCGCCAACGATGCCGGGCTGGTCCACCGCTTTACCCCCGACGGCCGTCTCGACCGCTCACTGGCCGTGCCGGTGAAAAAACCCACCATGTGCGCCTTCGGTGGCAGCCGCCTGGACACCCTGTTCGTCACCTCGATCCGCGACGACCACAGTGCCCAGTCGCTGGCCGGCGGCGTGTTTGCCCTCAACCCCGGGGTCACCGGATTGCCGGAGCCCACCTTCATCCTCTAGCTGCATCGCTGTGCCTTGAATAAAACAATAACAAGACTGGAGAGACACCCCATGGACTTCAAACGCACTTTGCTCCTCGCCGCACTCCCCTTCACCTTCGTCTTCGCCGGTGCCGCCCACGCGCTGGAAATCAAATTCGCCGACATCCACCCCGCCGGCTACCCCACCGTCGTCGCCGAAGAACAGCTGGGTAAAACCCTGGTGGCCGAAAGCAACGGCGGCCTGACCTTCAAGATGTTCCCCGGCGGCGTGCTGGGCTCGGAAAAGGAAGTGGTGGAACAGGCCCAGGTCGGCGCGATCCAGATGGCCCGGGTCAGCCTCGGCATCGTCGGCCCGGTGGTGCCGGACGTGAACGTGTTCAACATGCCGTTCGTATTCCGCGACCAGGTGCATATGCGCAAGGTCATCGACGGCGAGATCGGCGATGAAATCCTCGCCAAGATCACCGACTCCGAATTCAACCTGGTGGCGCTGGCCTGGATGGACGGCGGCACGCGCAACCTCTACACCAAGAAACCGGTGCGCAAGATCGAAGACCTCAAGGGCATGAAGATCCGCGTGCAGGGCAACCCGATCTTCATCGAAACCATCAACGCCATGGGCGGCAACGGCATTGCCATGGACACCGGCGAGATCTTCAGCGCCCTGCAGACCGGCGTGATTGACGGCGCGGAAAACAACCCGCCCACCCTGCTGGAACACAACCACTACCAGAACGCCAAGTTCTACAGCCTGACCGGCCACCTGATTCTGCCCGAGCCCATCGTGATGTCGAAAATCACCTGGAACAAGCTCACCCCCGAGCAACAGGTGCTGGTGAAGAACACCGCCAAAGCCGCGCAGATCCAGGAGCGCGAGCTGTGGGACGCCAAGTCTGCCAGCAGTGAAGCCAAGCTCAAGGCCGCCGGTGTGGAGTTCATCGACATCGACAAGAAACCGTTCTATGAGGCCACCGCTTCGATCCGCGACAAGTACGGCGCGCCCTACGCCGAACTGATCAAGCGCATCGAAGCCGTCGAGTAACCCTCCTTCCCCTCATAGATAAGGCCCGGCGCGGTCGGCATCGACGCGCCCGGTTACGGTGAACGCCATGAAGAATTTACTGCTGCGCATCAACGACCGCATTTACATGAGCTGCATCTGGATCGCCGGCCTCGCCGTTCTTGGCGTCGCGCTGATCATTCCCTGGGGCATCTTCGCCCGCTACGTGCTCGGCACCGGCTCCAGCTGGCCGGAGCCCACCGCTATCCTGCTGATGCTGGTGTTCACCTTTGTCGGCGCCGCCGCCAGTTACCGCGCCGGGGCGCACATGTCGGTGGCCATGGTCACCGACCGCCTGCCGCCCGGCCAACGCCGAATCGTCGGCATCGTCTCACAATTGCTGATGGCAACCATCTGCCTGTTCATGACGATCTGGGGCAGCAAATTGTGCCTGTCGACCTGGAACCAGTTCATGAGCGCCATGCCGACCTTGCGGGTGGGCATCACCTATATGCCGATCCCGATCGGTGGCTTGCTGACCCTGGTTTTTGTGCTGGAAAAACTCCTGCTGGGTGACCAGAGCAATCGTCGGGTCGTGCGCTTCGACCTGGTTGAAGAAAGTGAAGGGGCTGCCTGAATGGACGCATTGATTCTGTTGGGCAGCTTTATCGCCCTGATCCTGATTGGCATGCCGGTGGCCTACGCCCTGGGGCTTTCTGCGCTGATCGGCGCGTGGTGGATCGACATTCCGTTCCAGGCCCTGATGATTCAGGTGGCCGGCGGGGTGAACAAGTTTTCGCTGATGGCGATTCCGTTCTTCGTGCTGGCCGGGGCGATCATGGCCGAGGGCGGCATGTCGCGCCGGCTGGTGGCGTTTGCCGGGGTGCTGGTGGGCTTTGTGCGCGGCGGCCTGTCCCTGGTGAACATCATGGCCTCGACGTTTTTTGGCGCGATCTCCGGCTCGTCGGTGGCCGATACTGCGTCTGTCGGTTCGGTGCTGATTCCGGAAATGGAACGCCAGGGCTATCCCCGTGAATTCGCCACCGCCGTCACCGTGAGCGGCTCGGTACAAGCCTTGCTGACGCCTCCGAGCCACAACTCGGTGCTCTACTCCCTGGCGGCGGGCGGCACCGTGTCCATCGCCTCGCTGTTCATGGCCGGCGTGGTCCCGGGCCTGCTGATGAGCGCCTGCCTGATGGTGCTGTGCCTGATCTTCGCGAAAAAGCGCAACTACCCCAAAGGCGAAGTGATCCCCCTGAAACAGGCACTGAAAATCTGCGCCGACGCATTGTGGGGCCTGATGGCCATGGTGATCATTCTTGGCGGGATTCTGTCGGGCATCTTCACCGCCACCGAGTCGGCGGCGATTGCGGTGTTGTGGGCGTTCTTCGTGACCATGTTCATCTACCGCGACTACAAATGGAGCGAGCTGCCCAAGCTGATGCACCGCACGGTGCGCACGATCTCCATCGTGATGATCCTGATCGCGTTCGCCGCCAGCTTCGGCTACATCATGACCCTGATGCAGATCCCGGCGAAGATCACCACGATGTTCCTGACCCTGTCGGACAACCGCTACGTGATCCTGATGTGCATCAACGCCATGCTGCTGTTGCTGGGTACGGTGATGGACATGGCGCCGCTGATTTTGATCCTCACGCCAATCCTGATGCCGGTGATTCTCGGTATCGGCGTCGACCCGGTGCAGTTCGGCATGATCATGCTGGTGAACCTCGGCATCGGCCTGATCACTCCGCCAGTGGGCGCAGTGCTGTTTGTGGGGGCGGCGGTGGGCAAGGTCAGCATCGAGAAGACCGTGAAGGCACTGCTGCCGTTTTATGGCGTACTGTTTTTGGTGCTGCTGGCCGTGACCTACATTCCGGCGTTGTCGTTGTGGTTGCCTGGGCTGGTGTTATGAACTGATCGTTCCCACGCTCTGCGTGGGAACGCCGCCATGGACGCTCTGCGTCCGCTCTTAAAACCTTGACGCAGAGCGTCACAGGATGAATTCCCACGCAGAGCGTGGGAACGATCAAGGGTGCGCTGATGCTTGAACTCGAAGACAACCTCACCCACCTGACGCTGGCGCCAGCGTTGGGTGGCAGCCTCGTCAACTGGACCGTGCGCAGCAGCGGCCAACCCTTGCTGCGCCCTACTGATCAACACGCACTGGGCACCGGTTTGCCGGGCAAGCTGGGGTGTTTCCCACTGGCGCCCTGGTCGAACCGGGTGGCCGAAGGTGGCTTCGATACCCCATCAGGATGGTTGGGACTTGAGCCCAACAGCCCGCTGGACCCGCTGCCGATTCATGGCAGCGCCTGGCAACAGGTGTGGCAGGTGGTCAGCCAGACGGCAGACGAAGTGGTGTTGCAACTGGACAGCAGCACACCCTTTGCGTATCGCGCCGAGCAGCGAGTTCAGTTGAAGGACGGCAAGTTGAGCATCACCTTGCGCGTCACGCACCTGGCAGAAAACGCAGCGTGGCATGGCCTGGGATTGCATCCGTATCTGCCCCGCAGGCCTGGCACACAATTGCAGGCCAAGGCTTCGCAGGTATGGATGAGTGATGCGGCGAAATTGCCGACGGGCCTGGCTGCCGTGCCCGCCGAGTGGGATTTTCAACGGCTCAAGTCGTTGCCCGAGGCGCTGGTGGATAACGGTTTTGGCCAATGGGACGGGCGCTGCGTCATCCAGCAGCCAGACCTGGGTTACACCCTGGAATGCCAGGCCACCGGCAGCGACTATTACCTGCTGTATTGCCCGCCGGGGCTGGATTTTTTCTGCTTCGAGCCGGTGAGTCATCCGGTGAATGCCCATCACCTGCCGGGCAGGCCGGGATTGAAGCTGTTGGAACAAGGCCAGTCGGCAGAACTCAGTTTCAGCCTGCAATACAAAACCCTCTAACAACACAAAACCCATGTGGGAGCGGGCTTGCTCGCGAATGCGGTGGATCAGGCAGTACATCTGCGACTGATACTCCGTATTCGCGAGCAAGCCCGCTCCCACATTTTGATCTCCAGTGTGTCAGGGAGGAGTGTTTTTTAAACGCCCCGCCGTGTCGATACTCACCACCACCGATAACCCCGGTCGCAGCCGTTCACTCTGCTCCTGCCCCGGATCCACGGTAATCCGCACCGGCACCCGCTGGGCGATCTTGACGAAGTTGCCGGTGGCGTTATCCGCCTGCAACAGGCTGAACTCCGACCCGGTCGCCGGGGAAATGCGCTGCACCGTGCCGTGAAACTTGCGGTGGTCCAGGGCATCCACGGTAAAGGTCACCGGCTGGCCGACCTGCACGTTGTCCATCTGGGTTTCTTTCATGTTGGCAATCACCCACAGCTGGTTCGGCACCAGCGCCATCAACTGTGCGCCGCTGTTGACGTAAGCCCCGAGGCGCACGCCAATCTGCCCCAGTTGCCCGTCACGCGGGGCGATGATGCGGGTGTTCGACAGGTCGATACGTGCCAGTTCCACCGCCGCATCGGCACTGGCCACCGCCGCCTCCAGCGAACCGCGATTGACGATCACTGTCTGCAAATCCTGCCGGGCGATTTCCAGGTTGGCCTGGGCCTGGGCCACGGCTGCGATGGTTTGCGCATTGGCGGCGCGGGTCACGTCCAGCTCGCGTTTGGACACCGACCCATCGCTGATCAACTCCTCATTGCGGCGCAAATCCGCGGTGCTTTTGCGGGCCTGGGCCTGGCTGTCCATCAAGGCCGCCTGACGCAGCTTGATGGTCGCCTCAGCGCTGTTGCGTTGCTGCACCACATTGGCCAGGGACGCCTGCTGCACCGCCAGTTGCGCCTGGGCCTGATCAAGGCGCTGCTTGTAGATACGGTCATCGAGGCGCACCAGCAAATCCCCGGCCTTGACGTACTGGAAGTCCGTCACCGGCACTTCATACACGTAGCCGCTGAGCTGCGGCCCGATGATCGTCACCTGGCCGCGCACCAGGGCGTTTTCGGTGGTTTCCACGGCGCTGCTGAAGGGCGGCAACTGCCAGGCGTAGAGCACGATCAGCACGCCGATAATCGCAATCGCGGCAAAGCCCATGGAAGAGATGATGCGCACCCGCAAGGAGCGCGGTTCGGTGGCCGGCATGCTCGGCGGCGCGGTGCCTTCCGGCGTGGAAGCGATGGCGTTGGTGGTGGTCGTCGTCGGTTCGGTCATGAAGAAAGTGCGCCGCTGGGTTGAACGGGAGGCGCTGCACTGGCGGCAGCTTTAGTGGTACTCATCAGCCAGAGGCTGCGGATAAAGATCCAGATCATGGTGAGTATGGCGATGATCGCGATCAGCATGAACACATCGTTGTAGGCCATCACATTCGCCTCGCGGGTGGCGGCCGTGGCCAGGCTGCGAATGCCCATGAGGTTGCGCAGCTCGGGGTCGGCGATCACCCCGGCATAGGCCGAGCCGCCGCTGGCCACCCGTGCGGCCACACGCGGGTCGAGCAGGGTCAGGTGTTCGACGATCATGCTGGAATGGAATTTCTCCCGCACGATCTGGAACGTACCGAGCAATGCCGCACCGATCAGGCCGCCGAGGTTCTGGCAGATCCCGAACAGCACCGAGAAACTCACCAGGTTCCTGGGGTTGGTCAGTACGTTCTTCGTGCCCAGGACCATGGTCGGCCCGAGGAAGAACGTGCCGCCAAAGCCTAGCAGGAACTGGCTGATGTACATGTTTTGCGGACGCGTGAGGTTGCTGGAGAAACTGTCCATCACCGAGCCCACGGCCATGAAGGCCAGGGAGATGATCAGCGGCATCAGCAAATGCGCGGGGTTGATGGTCAGCGCGCTCACGGCCAGGCCGGCAATCGCCCCCGCCAGCATCACCCAATACAGCGTGCGCATCTGCTCGTTGCTCATGTTCAGCATCTGCATGAAGCCCACGGCGCCGGTGGACTGCTCCGAGAGCACCATGCGAATCAGCACCACCGCCAGCGCCAGGCGAATCATCGCCCCGCTGCCCAGCCAGCGGGTCATCAGCAACGGGTTGGAGCGGTTATGCTCGATGGCCAGGCCGGCCATGATCAGCACCAGCGAGCAGGCCGAGGCGATACCGATCCACGGCGCTTCCAGCCACCAGTCGATACGGCCCAGGGAAAGCACCGCGCAGAGCAAGGCGACGCCGGTGGCGAGGATGGCGAAGGTCAGGAAGTCGAGTTTTTCGAAGGTCTTGAAGCGGTCGCCCGGTGGCAGCTTGAGCAGGAACACACAGCCCAGGCAGGTCAGCGCCATGCCCAGTTCGAACAGGTACAGGCCGCGCCATTCGGCGATTTGCAGCAGGTCTTCGGAGAACAGTCGGGCCAGGGGCAACGCCAATTGCGCGGTGCCCAGGCCGAGCACCAGGGCTTTCATCCGCCACTTTGCGGGAAAGGCCTGGATCATGTAGTAAAGGCCCAGGGAACTGAGGGCGGCGCCGACCATGCCGTGGGCCGCGCGTACGGCGATGGCCGAGCTGAGGTCGTTGACGAACAGGTGGCCGAAGGTGACCAAGGCGTAGAGCACCAGGAACACTTCGGTGAACGCACGCAGGCCGAATTGCTGGCGGAATTTTACCAGCAGCAGGTTCATGGAGACGTTGGTCATGACGTAGGCGGCGGGGAGCCAGGCCATCTCGGCCGTCGTCGCGCCCAGGGCGCCCTGGAGGTACACAAGGTTGGCGATCACCAGCGAGTTGCCGAGGCCACCGGTGATTGCCACGAGTACGCCGACGAGGGCGTAGGCCCAGCGCTTGCGGGTGGAATGCAGCGGCGTCGACGGCGAGCCCGGCAGGCTCGGGCGCTCGTGGGGCTGCCAGGTGTGGGGGGTGTATTTGTCCATTCGGTGGCCTTGATGACCGGCGTTTGGGGCCGGTGGAACGGTTACTCAGGGAGTAGTAAACCTGAGTGGAGTTCAACTTGCCATCTTGGGAGGGATTTGGGCGGTTGGGGTGCATATCCGTTGCTGCGGTAACGGCTGCTTATGGTTCCGCTCTTACAGCGGCTCACTTCTTAACAGCGCAAAAGTAAGCAAAACGCTCTTGCCCCACCACTCGGCACCTCGCTAATGCTCGGTGTGCCCGCACTCCGGCCAGCGTGGTTAACGGGGCGCCTAAGATCAAGATCAAGATCAAAAGCAAGAGCACAGCGGCCTCCCGGCCGGCTTGAGTGTCAACAGCTAAAGCGGGCACGGTCAAATGTGGGAGCGGGCTTGCTCGCGAAGGTCGTTAACGATGACGCGGGCATCCTGAATGAACGCGGCGCTCTCAGGTTCTTCGCGAGCAAGCCCGCTCCCACAGAAAAGCAGCTCTGCTTTCGCCCTGGATCTTGCCTCTGTTTTTAACACTCAAGCCGGCCGGTAGGCCGCTGTGCTTTTGCTTTTGACCTTGATCTGACTGCCCCAATGAGCCCGAGGCCGAACGCAGGCAGTGCGAAGCGGGCCGCTGTAAGAGCGGAACCATAAGCGGCCGTTACCGAAATAACGGATATGCCCCCACCTCAAATCCACCCCAACCAACTCCAATACGTAGCCGCAAACACCAACATCAACCCATATCCAATCAACGTCACCAAAATCCCGACCTTGGCAAACTGCCGCGCGGTAAACGTGCCGGTCCCCAAACACACCATATTCTGCGGCGCATTGATGGGCAGGATAAACCCGTAGCTCATTACAAACCCCAGGAGCATCGTCATCCCCAGCCGACTGAACTCCCCGGGCAACGTCTGCAACACCGCAATCAAAATCGGCAACAACGCCGAGGTCAACGCCGTGGCACTGGCAAACCCCAAATGAATCACGATCAAAAACACCCCCAGAATCGCAAACACCCCCAGCGGCCCCACCTGGTCCAACCCGGTATGCGCCACCACCTGCGACCCCAGCCACTGCCCCGCCTGGGTGGTCAGCAACGCCGTACCCAGGCTGATGCCAACCCCAA from Pseudomonas sp. NC02 encodes:
- a CDS encoding TRAP transporter substrate-binding protein, translated to MDFKRTLLLAALPFTFVFAGAAHALEIKFADIHPAGYPTVVAEEQLGKTLVAESNGGLTFKMFPGGVLGSEKEVVEQAQVGAIQMARVSLGIVGPVVPDVNVFNMPFVFRDQVHMRKVIDGEIGDEILAKITDSEFNLVALAWMDGGTRNLYTKKPVRKIEDLKGMKIRVQGNPIFIETINAMGGNGIAMDTGEIFSALQTGVIDGAENNPPTLLEHNHYQNAKFYSLTGHLILPEPIVMSKITWNKLTPEQQVLVKNTAKAAQIQERELWDAKSASSEAKLKAAGVEFIDIDKKPFYEATASIRDKYGAPYAELIKRIEAVE
- a CDS encoding TRAP transporter small permease, which gives rise to MKNLLLRINDRIYMSCIWIAGLAVLGVALIIPWGIFARYVLGTGSSWPEPTAILLMLVFTFVGAAASYRAGAHMSVAMVTDRLPPGQRRIVGIVSQLLMATICLFMTIWGSKLCLSTWNQFMSAMPTLRVGITYMPIPIGGLLTLVFVLEKLLLGDQSNRRVVRFDLVEESEGAA
- the copD gene encoding copper homeostasis membrane protein CopD yields the protein MATLLVLCRFLHFIVVLLMFGACVFRPWLLGAGPQPVLDRQLSRITQGLAWLALVSGVAWLLLISASMAGVGLGALEWSTVQLVLGKTFFGQIWTWHLLLNVLLVLGLMTPWKALRLPLCALLLATLAPVGHGAMLNGMAGQLLILNQVVHLVCVGAWLGGLLLLVLILRQSPRYPLEPILKRFSGIGYGLVTGLLVTGLINVRVLTGQFWPTPLFTGFALILLIKVLLVFGMLALALLNRLRIHNCEQRLPALKASVMIEWLLGVSAVAAVSLLGTLPPMVAAG
- a CDS encoding SMP-30/gluconolactonase/LRE family protein, with the protein product MQAELIVDARNAVGECPVWVPGENALYWVDIPTGELQRWNATSGQAQAWKAPQMLACIARTSAGDWVAGMQTGFFRLTPHNDGRLDTAPLASVEHARPDMRLNDGRCDRQGRFWAGSMVLNMAENAADGALYRYETGRAVHTALNGFITPNGLAFSPDGRTMYLSDSHPLVQQVWAFDYDIDSGTPSNRRLFVDMHQFLGRPDGAAVDAEGCYWICANDAGLVHRFTPDGRLDRSLAVPVKKPTMCAFGGSRLDTLFVTSIRDDHSAQSLAGGVFALNPGVTGLPEPTFIL
- a CDS encoding OprD family porin, giving the protein MSQHVRHFSGTTRFAAIGLSSLAFTLPATASAEGFIDDATATLNLRNAYFNRNFTNPAYPQGKAEEWTQNFILDARSGFTQGTVGFGLDVLGLYSQKLDGGKGTAGTQLLPTRSDGRPADNFGRLGVALKTKLSNTELKVGEWMPVLPILRSDDGRSLPQTFRGGQVTSREIAGLTLYGGQFRGNSPRNDASMDDMFLNGKAAFTSDRFNFGGGEYTFNDKRTQVGVWYAELSDIYQQQYFNLTHSQPVGDWTLGANLGFFTGKEDGKALAGDLDNKTAFALLSAKYKGNSFYIGLQKLTGDSAWMRVNGTSGGTLANDSYNASYDNAKEKSWQVRHDFNFVVLGIPGLTMMNRYISGDNVHTGAITNGKEWGRESELAYTVQSGPLRDLNVRWRNATMRRDFSTNEFDENRIFISYPLSLL
- a CDS encoding NAD(P)-dependent oxidoreductase; this encodes MTTTTAPTPFNRLLLTGAAGGLGKVLRERLRPYAKVLRLSDIADMAPAADDSEEVLPCDLSDKQAVHQLVEGVDAILHFGGVSVERSFEEVLGANICGIFHIYEAARRHGVKRVIFASSNHVIGFYKQDEALDAHSPRRPDSYYGLSKSYGEDMASFYFDRYGIETVSIRIGSSFPEPQNRRMMHTWLSFDDLTQLLERSLYTPNVGHTVVYGMSDNLDVWWDNRFAAHLGFTPRDSSEVFRKQVEAQPMPAADDPARVYQGGAFCAAGPFGD
- the copC gene encoding copper homeostasis periplasmic binding protein CopC, with the protein product MLIKKTLTTVALLASLLGASAAFAHAHLKSSEPAADSSVAAPKDLRLTFSEGVEATFTKVSLSKDGTEVAIKGLETPDADKKVLVVTPAAPLAAGTYKVVWNAVSVDTHKSNGEYSFKVGQ
- a CDS encoding GNAT family N-acetyltransferase, giving the protein MTIRQRSACDDPVLGALWERSVRATHDFLSEDDIQRLLPLVRDCYLPMPALEVWVYEDTQGIGGFVGTGGNNVEMLFIDPNRRGQGIGRQLLDFVRARHDTLRVDVNEQNPQAVGFYLHYGFIQTGRSPVDGEGKPFPLLHMALPND